GAGGCGCGTACTGTGTGGGGCAACGTCAACGAGATACAGGAAAGAATTTACGACGATATGGCGAACGTTTTCATCCAGGACTTGCTACCTATGGACCTGGGCTTCGACATGAACTTCCACATTTTGAGCTTTGAGCCGGCGGGGTGTCACCCCTTTATCGAGACTCACGTCCAGGAGCACGGGGCATACATCCTTTCCGGGCAGGGCGTCTACATGCTGGAAGAAGATTACGTTCAAGTGCAGAAGGAAGATTTCATATGGTTCGGACCCTTTGCCAAACAAGCCGTCTACGCGACGGGGCGTGAGCGTTTGAGCTACATCTACTCCAAGGATTTCAACAGAGACGTAGAGCTTTAGAGAACCGGAGGATGGGGATTATGAAAAAACTTCGCGTGGGCATTATCGGCGGAGGAATATCGGGAACGGCCCTTGGGTACCACTTGAGCCTCTATGGAGCCGCAGAGGTCGTTCTGTTTGAGAAAAACGCCATTGGTTGCGGAACAACGTCCAAGTCGGCTGGCACGGTTTGTCTTTTCGACGACTCGCTGCGCAACCGCTATTGGGATGTGCGTCTTTACGGGTTCGAGAGCTATCTAAAAATGGAGCGTGAGGAAAAGGGTTCCAGCGGGTTCGATAAGACGGGGACCTTAGTAGTCGCCACCTCCGAAGAGGTCGAGGCCACTATTCAGACGGGCATCGCCCTGACGAAGGCAGCGGGCTACGAAGGCGAGTATATCACGGACAAAGCTCGTATCAAAGAAATACTGCCTCTCATTGACGTCGAAAACATTTTGGGCGCTGGGTACACGCGGGACGACGGTTATTTTGACGGCACCATGATCTCCAATACCTACGCCAAAAAAATGCAGAAAAACGGCGGAGTCATCCACACCATGACGCCGGTCGTGGAGATCGTCGTGTCCGGCGATAAGGCGACGGGCGTGAAAACCGCCGACGGAACGACGCATTCGTTCGACTGCATTGTGGACTGCACCGGGCCTTGGAGCCGATTCACCGGGAAAATGGCTGGGCTGGACGTTCCCATTTGGCACACCAAAGCGGAGGCCTTCTTTCTCAGCCCTCCAGGGAAAAAACTGGATTTCGTTTTCCCGGTTCTCAAATACCCCGCGTTTTACGCCCTTCGGGCCGGGGACAACGTGTTTATCTGCAAATCCCACCTGTCAATGGATCTGGATAACCCCATGCACGCGGGCCAGTGGGATCCCGACAAGCTGCCGGCCACGGGAGGCACGGACGATTACTTTATCGAATTCCTTTTTGAGCAGATGCAAGTATGCGTGCCCGGCCTCGTGCAAAGCGGGCTCGTTTCCTCTTGGTTGTCCTATAGGGCCGAACCGCGGGATTTTCTGCCGCTTCTGGGAGAAACACCGCTCAATGGGTACATTGTAGCCACGGGCTACGGTGGCAATGGCATTATCGAGGCTCCGGCGGCGAGCCGCGATTTGGCGAAATATATTATGAGGGGAGAAAGCACGCCACTGCTGGAAGATTGGGCGTTCAAACGCCTTTGGGGCAAGGAAAGCTAAATGAACATTGCCGTCTGCGTGAAACAGGTTCCGGTTTCCAACAACGTTTCCGTTGATCCCGTCACTCACTCCCTGGTGCGAGAGAGCGCGGAAAGTATGCTCAACCCGGCGGACGCGAACGCTCTAGAGGAGGCCATCGCGCTGAAAGAACGGCACTGCGGAAAGGTGGTCGCGTTCACGATGGGGCCCCCCTCCGCGGAGAAGGTTTTGCGGACGGCCCTGGCGATGGGGGCGGATGATACCGTTTTGATCACGGATCGGGCTTTTGCGGGCGCGGATACTGTGGCGACCGCGAGGGTTCTCGCGGAGAGCTTACGGCGCTATGGCGCGTTCGATCTGATTATGACCGGATCGGAGTCCTCCGACGGCGCGACGGGGCAGATTGGGCCGATGCTTGCGGAGTATCTGGCGTTGCCACACCTCACGGAGGTACGGAAGATCGAAGCCGTAGAAGATGGGCGCCTGCGGAGCCTGAAAAGGTTCAAAAACGGTCTCCTGCGCGCCGCTGTGACGCTACCTGCTGTATTGACAGTTTCCTTCGGCTGCAACGAACCGAGACTACCTACGTTTATGTCGCAGATAAGCGCGAACAAAAAAAGCGTTCCTACGTGCACGAACAAGGAGTTAGGCCTGTCGTCAGGCGATGTGGGGCTAGCGGGGTCACCCACGGAGGTCATTGATACCTTCGAGGCGGAGAAGAAAAAGAACGCGGAGTTTCTTTCGGGAACCGCAAAAGAGATCGCGGAAAAGATATTGGCGCTGATTGAAAAGAAGAGAGGAACAGATAATGGCTGAGGGACGCGGAGGAATATGCGTTTTTGCCGATGTTTTCGAGAGCGGGGGAGGGGTCGAGCCTGTTTTCAGTGAGCTTCTCTCAGCTGCGCGCCGTATTGCGGAGACGACTGGGGAACCAGTTCAGGCTCTTCTTGTCGCTGAAGACATTGCCGGTCCTCTTGAAGAACTGAAAAACATGGACATCGACCAGATTTACGCCGCGGAAACTCGCGGGGTTTCAGAACTTGGCGATGATGCTCGGAGCGCGGTGGTCGCCGAAATGCTGAGGCGTGTCTCGCCGAGCTGTGTTCTTATCCCCGCGAACGACGCTGGGCGTTCTCTCTTTCCGCGGGTGGCCGTGAAGTTGAACACCGGTCTGACCGCGGATTGCACGGAATTGATCGCGGAGCGGCGGGGAAGCGGTTTTTTTATCCGGCAGAACAAACCTTCTTTCGGCGACAACGTGCTGGTGAGCATTGTTCACCGTGAAGGATACCTTCCGCAATTGATGACCGTTCGGGAAGGGGTTTATAAGCCGCACGGGGAGGCCCAGAAGAAAAAACCCGAAGTGCGAGTTTTTGAAGATATTCACACGCCGGAATCCGCTATTTCCCTGCTGGAAGTTTTGCCTCGTGACGATACTGGAGACGATATTCTCGGCGCGGATTTGGTGGTCGTCGCGGGTCGAGGCGCTCTGCAAGACGACGGGCTCCCCCCGCTCCGAG
This genomic interval from Synergistaceae bacterium contains the following:
- a CDS encoding FAD-binding oxidoreductase, giving the protein MKKLRVGIIGGGISGTALGYHLSLYGAAEVVLFEKNAIGCGTTSKSAGTVCLFDDSLRNRYWDVRLYGFESYLKMEREEKGSSGFDKTGTLVVATSEEVEATIQTGIALTKAAGYEGEYITDKARIKEILPLIDVENILGAGYTRDDGYFDGTMISNTYAKKMQKNGGVIHTMTPVVEIVVSGDKATGVKTADGTTHSFDCIVDCTGPWSRFTGKMAGLDVPIWHTKAEAFFLSPPGKKLDFVFPVLKYPAFYALRAGDNVFICKSHLSMDLDNPMHAGQWDPDKLPATGGTDDYFIEFLFEQMQVCVPGLVQSGLVSSWLSYRAEPRDFLPLLGETPLNGYIVATGYGGNGIIEAPAASRDLAKYIMRGESTPLLEDWAFKRLWGKES
- a CDS encoding electron transfer flavoprotein subunit alpha/FixB family protein is translated as MAEGRGGICVFADVFESGGGVEPVFSELLSAARRIAETTGEPVQALLVAEDIAGPLEELKNMDIDQIYAAETRGVSELGDDARSAVVAEMLRRVSPSCVLIPANDAGRSLFPRVAVKLNTGLTADCTELIAERRGSGFFIRQNKPSFGDNVLVSIVHREGYLPQLMTVREGVYKPHGEAQKKKPEVRVFEDIHTPESAISLLEVLPRDDTGDDILGADLVVVAGRGALQDDGLPPLRELVKKIGGALGATRPLADEGLIPFEHQIGQTGRTIRPEICLSFGVSGAIQHTEGIKDTKLFIAINNDPNAPIFHTADYGVMADMNDIVRALLAL
- a CDS encoding electron transfer flavoprotein subunit beta/FixA family protein yields the protein MNIAVCVKQVPVSNNVSVDPVTHSLVRESAESMLNPADANALEEAIALKERHCGKVVAFTMGPPSAEKVLRTALAMGADDTVLITDRAFAGADTVATARVLAESLRRYGAFDLIMTGSESSDGATGQIGPMLAEYLALPHLTEVRKIEAVEDGRLRSLKRFKNGLLRAAVTLPAVLTVSFGCNEPRLPTFMSQISANKKSVPTCTNKELGLSSGDVGLAGSPTEVIDTFEAEKKKNAEFLSGTAKEIAEKILALIEKKRGTDNG